TCGAGGGGATACACCACGAATTTTCCACCATAAGCGGGGTGGTGGAGGACGTGTCTGACATTATTTTGAACTTAAAGCAGCTCATCCTGAAAAAGGACACCGACGACGACGTGACCATGACCCTTTCCGCCTCCGGCAAGGGCGTTGTGACGGCGGGCTCGATAGAGGCCCCGGCGGGGATCACGATCCTCAATCCGGACCTGCACATCGCCACGCTCACGGAGCCCAAGGCAAGCATAAAGCTTGAGATGGTGGCGCGCACAGGCAGGGGCTATTCCCCGGCGGAGCGCAACGCCAACCCGAACTGGGACATTTCAATGATCCCGATAGACGCGGTGTTCTCCCCGGTCACGCGCGTGGCCTTCCACGTGGAGAAGACCCGGGTGGAGCAGTCGTCCGATTTTGACAGGCTGATCCTGGAGGTCACCACCAACGGCGCGATAAAGCCGGTGGACGCCATCGCGGTGGCGGCCAAGAACCTGAAGGACCACTTGCAGATATTCATCAATTTCGAGGAGGCCGATGAGCCCGCCCCGAAGGCTCTCAACCAGGAAAAGATGCGCGTTGCGCTCAACCTGCGAAAGAGCGTGGAGGAGCTGGAGCTTTCGGTGCGCTCCTACAACTGCCTGAAGAACGCGAGCATCAAGACGATCATGGAGCTTGTCACCAAGACGGACCAGGAGATGCTCAAGACGCGCAACTTCGGCAGGAAGTCCCTCAACGAGATCAAGGAGATCCTCGAAAGCATGGGGCTGCACCTTGGGATGAACGTGGACCAGTACCGGGACGAGCTTTCGGCGCTGGAACACGGGCAGGTATTGGTTTAAAGTAACACGCGCCGGCGGGGTTTTCCGGCCCGCGGCGGTAGACGAGGTCAATTATGCGGCATTTGGTACAGAAGAAGCATTTCGGCAGGACGACAAGCCACAGGACCGCCATGTTCAGGAACATGGTGACGTCGCTGTTGGAGTTTGAAAAGATCACCACCACCCTTCCGAAGGCAAAAGAGCTTCGGCGGGTGGCCGAGAGGATGGTGACGCTGGGCAAAAGAGGCACCCTGACCAGCAAGCGCAGCGCACTTGGCGTTATCAGGAGCCGCGCCGTGGTGGCGAAGCTTTTCGACAAGCTCGCGGAGCGCTACAAGGACAGGCCCGGCGGCTACACACGGATCATGAAGCTTGGCCACAGGGCCGGCGACGCGGCACAGATGGCTATTGTTGAGCTTGTGGACCGCGACCCTTCGGCGTTGCCCAAGAAGAGGACCCGCAAGGCCCCCGAGGCCCAGCAGGCCGCGAAATAACCGTACCGTCAGGATTTATGGCCGGGGTGATTATCACCCCGGTTTTTTTTTGCCAGCCTCTAGCTATGGCAATAGCGCCTCACTTTCCGAAAACCCTGTCCAGCTCCTCGTCCAGGATATTCTCTCCATCCGTGATCCGCATCTTGTAGCGTGCCGATAGCAGCTGGCCGCCGAACATCTTTTCACGCCCGGCAAGGCGCGCCATGTCCTTTTCGGTGGTGACTATGGCCTGCGCCCCGCAAGAGGCGGCCTCGGCGCTTATCTCCCCGATCTGGCTGTCCGTATAGTTGTGATGGTCGGCGAAGGTCATTGCCCTCAAAACCGTAGCCCCGGACTCTTCCACGGACCGCAAAAACAATTTAGGCCCGGCCACGCCGCAGAACAGCAGCGTTTTAAGCCCGCGCACATCGCGCTCCACCCCTTTAATATCCGAAAAACCGGTTATGGATCCGCTTGCCCTTATCACCGGCGCCGTGTGGTTGTGGCGCCTGATTTCCCGGATGATGTTTTCCGTCCCGTTCCCGGCTCCTGTAATGACGATCAGGCCGGCGCGTCTGGCCTGATCCACCGGCTCGCGCAATATTCCCGTGGGAAAAAGTCTGCCGTCTCCGAACGGATTATCGGAGTTGATCAGAAGGATGTCCAGGTCGCGGTGGATTGCGCGATGCTGGAATCCGTCGTCGAGTATCACCCCTTCAAGCCCGAACCGCTCCGCCATCATCACCGCGCCGTCTATCCTCTTGGGCGCGCAGACCACAGGGACGCCTGGCAGATTTTTCGCCATCATGTAAGGCTCGTCGGCGGAAAGGGGAGGGGGGGCGGAGAGTTTTTCCCCGTCGGACACCACGCTCACAGGCTCCTTGTTTTGCGATCCATATCCTCGGGAAAGGATTCCGATCCGCCGGTTAGAAAGCTTGCGGGCGAGAAGTTCCACGAAGGGGGTCTTTCCCGACCCGCCGATTGTGAGGTTGCCCACGCTCATCACTTTAAGGGGGGCTTTCCTCTGGACGAGAATTCCGCTGTCGTAAAGCCAATTGCGAAGCCACACCAAGGAACCGTAAACAGCCCGGGCGATGACAAGGGGAACCAGCAGCGATCCAGCCGGTTCAAGCCCACGCATCACG
This DNA window, taken from Nitrospinota bacterium, encodes the following:
- the rplQ gene encoding 50S ribosomal protein L17, with the protein product MRHLVQKKHFGRTTSHRTAMFRNMVTSLLEFEKITTTLPKAKELRRVAERMVTLGKRGTLTSKRSALGVIRSRAVVAKLFDKLAERYKDRPGGYTRIMKLGHRAGDAAQMAIVELVDRDPSALPKKRTRKAPEAQQAAK
- a CDS encoding DNA-directed RNA polymerase subunit alpha → MKSAWQGLVKPKKLECDPKTQRETYSLFVAEPFERGFGITIGNSLRRHLLSTIPGAAVVAVKFEGIHHEFSTISGVVEDVSDIILNLKQLILKKDTDDDVTMTLSASGKGVVTAGSIEAPAGITILNPDLHIATLTEPKASIKLEMVARTGRGYSPAERNANPNWDISMIPIDAVFSPVTRVAFHVEKTRVEQSSDFDRLILEVTTNGAIKPVDAIAVAAKNLKDHLQIFINFEEADEPAPKALNQEKMRVALNLRKSVEELELSVRSYNCLKNASIKTIMELVTKTDQEMLKTRNFGRKSLNEIKEILESMGLHLGMNVDQYRDELSALEHGQVLV
- the lpxK gene encoding tetraacyldisaccharide 4'-kinase encodes the protein MSSGVSRIRRRVEDVMRGLEPAGSLLVPLVIARAVYGSLVWLRNWLYDSGILVQRKAPLKVMSVGNLTIGGSGKTPFVELLARKLSNRRIGILSRGYGSQNKEPVSVVSDGEKLSAPPPLSADEPYMMAKNLPGVPVVCAPKRIDGAVMMAERFGLEGVILDDGFQHRAIHRDLDILLINSDNPFGDGRLFPTGILREPVDQARRAGLIVITGAGNGTENIIREIRRHNHTAPVIRASGSITGFSDIKGVERDVRGLKTLLFCGVAGPKLFLRSVEESGATVLRAMTFADHHNYTDSQIGEISAEAASCGAQAIVTTEKDMARLAGREKMFGGQLLSARYKMRITDGENILDEELDRVFGK